In Solea senegalensis isolate Sse05_10M linkage group LG6, IFAPA_SoseM_1, whole genome shotgun sequence, one genomic interval encodes:
- the ten1 gene encoding CST complex subunit TEN1 — protein MLPAAAVFHFPWEIISGSIQEGESVRTFGRLVSYQSEESRATLSAQHASKEHNVVVHTLFVEPFNPIIGAQYIVLGETENAEGVGVMIRARLMNCVDGVNIALLQKAINEQRRFFRERECKQAKDAQPADAM, from the exons ATGCTTCCTGCCGCTGCAGTATTTCATTTCCCATGGGAAATAATCTCTGGATCCATCCAGGAAGGAGAATCAGTGAGAACATTTGGCCG ACTTGTCAGCTACCAGTCTGAGGAGTCCAGAGCAACACTGTCAGCTCAGCATGCATCAAAAGAGCACAACGTGGTTGTCCACACATTGTTTGTGGAGCCCTTTAACCCAATAATTGGGGCCCAGTACATAGTTCTGGGTGAAACAGAAAATGCTGAGG GCGTCGGTGTAATGATCCGTGCCCGTCTGATGAACTGTGTTGATGGTGTAAACATAGCCCTTTTACAGAAAGCCATCAATGAGCAGAGACGATTCttcagagagagggagtgtaAGCAGGCTAAAGATGCACAGCCTGCAGATGCAATGTGA
- the acox1 gene encoding peroxisomal acyl-coenzyme A oxidase 1 isoform X1, which produces MNPDIIKERQNATFDVEKLINILDRGPEKTKRRREIESLIFNDPDFKEENPNFLSRSERYDQAVRKSVNMILKLREYGITDPEEIYYYKRCMHRNRPEPLDLHLGMFLPTLLNQATSEQMDHFFMPAWNLEIIGTYAQTEMGHGTHLRGLETTATYDPATQEFVINSPTVSSIKWWPGGLGKTSNHAIVLAQLHTQGNCHGLHAFIVPIRNMDTHIPLPGIVVGDIGPKFGFSEVDNGFLKLDNVRIPRDNMLMKYAKVDPDGTYMKPPSAKLTYGTMVFIRSLIVGEAAQALAKSCTIAIRYSAVRHQSEIRPGEPEPQIIDYQTQQYKLFPLLAMTYAFTFVGQYMKETYHRISGDISQGDFSELPELHALSAGLKAFTTWAANGAVEVCRMSCGGHGYSCSSALPDIYVELTPMCTYEGENTVMMLQTARYLVKSYQQAKAGQQLSGSVSYLSDAEQRRVQPQPVAARPTVVDINDLASLVEVYKLRAANLVQLAAKSIQQELQNRKSQADAWNSSATDLVRASDAHCHYVVVKLFTEKLGEINDTAIHSVLSTLALLYALHGIQQNSGDFLLAGLLRGPQVLQISVRIKDLLSQLRPNAVALVDSFDIHDNKLNSVLGRYDGNVYENLFEWARSSPLNATEVHESFHKYLKPLRAKL; this is translated from the exons ATGAATCCTGATATTATCAAAGAGCGACAGAACGCCACTTTTGACGTTGAAAAATTGATCAACATTTTGGACCGAGGCCCAGAAAAGACGAAAAGAAGACGAGAAATCG AATCACTGATTTTCAACGATCCAGACTTTAAGGAGGAGAATCCAAACTTCCTGTCCCGCAGTGAACGCTATGATCAGGCTGTTCGAAAAAGTGTAAACATGATTCTGAAGCTCCGAGAGTATGGCATCACAGACCCTGAGGAGATCTACTACTATAAGAG ATGTATGCACCGCAACAGGCCAGAGCCCCTGGATCTCCATCTGGGGATGTTCCTCCCCACACTGCTCAACCAGGCCACCTCAGAGCAAATGGACCATTTCTTCATGCCCGCCTGGAACCTAGAGATCATCGGCACCTACGCTCAAACTGAGATGGGCCACG GCACACACCTTAGAGGTCTGGAGACCACTGCCACATATGATCCAGCGACACAGGAGTTTGTCATTAACAGTCCCACAGTCAGCTCAATTAAATGGTGGCCTGGAGGAC TTGGAAAGACCTCAAACCATGCTATTGTCCTAGCCCAGCTTCATACTCAGGGGAATTGCCACGGTCTGCATGCCTTCATCGTACCCATCCgcaatatggacacacacataccccTGCCAG gAATTGTGGTCGGAGATATAGGCCCCAAGTTTGGCTTCAGTGAAGTTGACAATGGCTTCTTGAAACTGGACAACGTACGAATCCCACGGGACAACATGCTGATGAAATATGCCAAG GTGGATCCAGATGGAACCTACATGAAGCCACCAAGTGCCAAACTGACCTACGGCACCATGGTATTCATCCGCTCACTGATTGTTGGCGAGGCAGCTCAGGCCCTCGCCAAGTCCTGCACAATTGCCATCCGCTACAGTGCTGTACGCCACCAGTCTGAAATCCGGCCTGG AGAGCCAGAGCCCCAGATCATTGACTACCAGACTCAGCAGTATAAGCTGTTCCCTCTGCTGGCTATGACCTATGCCTTCACATTTGTTGGCCAGTATATGAAAGAAACCTACCACCGTATCAGTGGAGACATCAGCCAGGGGGACTTCAGTGAACTGCCTGAG CTCCATGCTCTGTCTGCGGGTTTGAAGGCCTTCACCACGTGGGCAGCCAATGGTGCTGTTGAGGTGTGCCGCATGTCGTGCGGTGGCCATGGCTACTCTTGCAGCAGTGCTTTGCCTGACATTTACGTGGAGCTCACCCCTATGTGCACCTACGAGGGTGAGAACACTGTCATGATGCTGCAGACTGCAAG ATACCTGGTGAAGAGCTACCAGCAGGCTAAAGCTGGCCAGCAGCTGAGTGGCTCTGTGTCATACCTGAGTGATGCAGAGCAAAGGAGGGTGCAGCCCCAGCCTGTCGCTGCCAGACCAACTGTGGTTGACATTAATGACCTGGCTAGTCTTGTGGAGGTCTACAAGTTACGAGCAGCCAA CTTAGTACAGCTGGCAGCCAAGAGCATTCAGCAGGAATTACAGAACAGGAAGAGCCAGGCGGATGCCTGGAACAGCAGTGCCACTGACTTGGTCCGAGCCTCTGAT GCGCACTGTCACTATGTTGTAGTGAAGCTCTTCACTGAGAAGCTTGGAGAGATCAATGACACAGCTATACACTCAGTACTGTCAACTCTGGCTCTGCTCTACGCCTTGCATGGCATCCAACAAAACTCTGGAGATTTCCTCCTG GCTGGACTGCTGAGAGGGCCCCAGGTGCTGCAGATTTCTGTCCGTATAAAGGACCTTCTGTCTCAGCTGAGACCCAATGCTGTGGCACTTGTGGATTCATTTGACATCCATGACAATAAGCTGAATTCAGTGCTGGGTCGTTATGACGGCAATGTGTATGAGAACCTGTTTGAATGGGCTCGCAGCTCTCCCCTGAATGCCACAGAG GTCCATGAATCTTTCCACAAGTATCTGAAGCCTCTGCGGGCCAAACTGTGA
- the acox1 gene encoding peroxisomal acyl-coenzyme A oxidase 1 isoform X2: MNPDIIKERQNATFDVEKLINILDRGPEKTKRRREIESLIFNDPDFKEENPNFLSRSERYDQAVRKSVNMILKLREYGITDPEEIYYYKSIAIGNHHEAMGLHFAMFLPSLYNQCDPQQSRKWLPLAESFQVVGTYAQTELGHGTHLRGLETTATYDPATQEFVINSPTVSSIKWWPGGLGKTSNHAIVLAQLHTQGNCHGLHAFIVPIRNMDTHIPLPGIVVGDIGPKFGFSEVDNGFLKLDNVRIPRDNMLMKYAKVDPDGTYMKPPSAKLTYGTMVFIRSLIVGEAAQALAKSCTIAIRYSAVRHQSEIRPGEPEPQIIDYQTQQYKLFPLLAMTYAFTFVGQYMKETYHRISGDISQGDFSELPELHALSAGLKAFTTWAANGAVEVCRMSCGGHGYSCSSALPDIYVELTPMCTYEGENTVMMLQTARYLVKSYQQAKAGQQLSGSVSYLSDAEQRRVQPQPVAARPTVVDINDLASLVEVYKLRAANLVQLAAKSIQQELQNRKSQADAWNSSATDLVRASDAHCHYVVVKLFTEKLGEINDTAIHSVLSTLALLYALHGIQQNSGDFLLAGLLRGPQVLQISVRIKDLLSQLRPNAVALVDSFDIHDNKLNSVLGRYDGNVYENLFEWARSSPLNATEVHESFHKYLKPLRAKL; the protein is encoded by the exons ATGAATCCTGATATTATCAAAGAGCGACAGAACGCCACTTTTGACGTTGAAAAATTGATCAACATTTTGGACCGAGGCCCAGAAAAGACGAAAAGAAGACGAGAAATCG AATCACTGATTTTCAACGATCCAGACTTTAAGGAGGAGAATCCAAACTTCCTGTCCCGCAGTGAACGCTATGATCAGGCTGTTCGAAAAAGTGTAAACATGATTCTGAAGCTCCGAGAGTATGGCATCACAGACCCTGAGGAGATCTACTACTATAAGAG TATTGCTATAGGAAACCACCATGAAGCCATGGGGCTACACTTTGCCATGTTCCTCCCGTCCCTGTACAACCAGTGTGACCCTCAACAGTCCAGGAAATGGTTGCCTCTGGCAGAGTCCTTCCAAGTCGTGGGCACATATGCCCAAACTGAGCTGGGTCACG GCACACACCTTAGAGGTCTGGAGACCACTGCCACATATGATCCAGCGACACAGGAGTTTGTCATTAACAGTCCCACAGTCAGCTCAATTAAATGGTGGCCTGGAGGAC TTGGAAAGACCTCAAACCATGCTATTGTCCTAGCCCAGCTTCATACTCAGGGGAATTGCCACGGTCTGCATGCCTTCATCGTACCCATCCgcaatatggacacacacataccccTGCCAG gAATTGTGGTCGGAGATATAGGCCCCAAGTTTGGCTTCAGTGAAGTTGACAATGGCTTCTTGAAACTGGACAACGTACGAATCCCACGGGACAACATGCTGATGAAATATGCCAAG GTGGATCCAGATGGAACCTACATGAAGCCACCAAGTGCCAAACTGACCTACGGCACCATGGTATTCATCCGCTCACTGATTGTTGGCGAGGCAGCTCAGGCCCTCGCCAAGTCCTGCACAATTGCCATCCGCTACAGTGCTGTACGCCACCAGTCTGAAATCCGGCCTGG AGAGCCAGAGCCCCAGATCATTGACTACCAGACTCAGCAGTATAAGCTGTTCCCTCTGCTGGCTATGACCTATGCCTTCACATTTGTTGGCCAGTATATGAAAGAAACCTACCACCGTATCAGTGGAGACATCAGCCAGGGGGACTTCAGTGAACTGCCTGAG CTCCATGCTCTGTCTGCGGGTTTGAAGGCCTTCACCACGTGGGCAGCCAATGGTGCTGTTGAGGTGTGCCGCATGTCGTGCGGTGGCCATGGCTACTCTTGCAGCAGTGCTTTGCCTGACATTTACGTGGAGCTCACCCCTATGTGCACCTACGAGGGTGAGAACACTGTCATGATGCTGCAGACTGCAAG ATACCTGGTGAAGAGCTACCAGCAGGCTAAAGCTGGCCAGCAGCTGAGTGGCTCTGTGTCATACCTGAGTGATGCAGAGCAAAGGAGGGTGCAGCCCCAGCCTGTCGCTGCCAGACCAACTGTGGTTGACATTAATGACCTGGCTAGTCTTGTGGAGGTCTACAAGTTACGAGCAGCCAA CTTAGTACAGCTGGCAGCCAAGAGCATTCAGCAGGAATTACAGAACAGGAAGAGCCAGGCGGATGCCTGGAACAGCAGTGCCACTGACTTGGTCCGAGCCTCTGAT GCGCACTGTCACTATGTTGTAGTGAAGCTCTTCACTGAGAAGCTTGGAGAGATCAATGACACAGCTATACACTCAGTACTGTCAACTCTGGCTCTGCTCTACGCCTTGCATGGCATCCAACAAAACTCTGGAGATTTCCTCCTG GCTGGACTGCTGAGAGGGCCCCAGGTGCTGCAGATTTCTGTCCGTATAAAGGACCTTCTGTCTCAGCTGAGACCCAATGCTGTGGCACTTGTGGATTCATTTGACATCCATGACAATAAGCTGAATTCAGTGCTGGGTCGTTATGACGGCAATGTGTATGAGAACCTGTTTGAATGGGCTCGCAGCTCTCCCCTGAATGCCACAGAG GTCCATGAATCTTTCCACAAGTATCTGAAGCCTCTGCGGGCCAAACTGTGA